AGCACCGCCAACATGGTTGTGCCGCCAATATCGAGACCCATGACTTGTTCCTTCACGGCGTGGCGACCTGGCTCCTGACTTGGCTGGAGCTGCTTAATCGGGCCAGGCGCCGCTGGCGCTGGAGCACCGGATCGGGAACCGGGACGGCCGCCAGCAGATCGCGGGTGTAGTCATTCCGGGGCGCAATGAGGGTGGTGGCCGTGGGTCCGGCCTCCATGATCTGGCCGGCACGGAGCACAACCACCTGTTGGGCCATGTCCTGCACCACCGCCAGGTCATGGCTGATGAACAGGCAGGCAAAGCCGAACTGTTCCTGCAGGTTCTTGAGGACGTCCAGGACGCTTGCCTGGACCGAGACATCAAGGGCGCTGGTGGCCTCATCGGCGATCAGCAGCTGCGGCTGGAGGATTAGTGCCCGGGCGATGCTGACGCGCTGGCGCTGGCCGCCGGAAAGCTCGTGCGGATAGCGGCCATGGACCGCGCCCGGCAGTTGTACGGCTTCCAGGGCGTCCCGGACCATCGTCCGGCGCGTGGCCGCGGAGGTGCGGCGATGGACCAGCAGGGGCTCGGCAATGCACTCGGCCACGCTCATCCGTGGATCCAGGGATGCCACGGGATCCTGCAGCACGATGCCAATCCGGGACTGCAGGGCCTTGCGTGTCTTGTGTCGCAGGGTGCGCAGGTCCTCGCCGAAAAGCCGCACGCTGCCGGTGGAGGGCTTGATCAAGCCCAGCGCGGCCCGGCCGGCAGTGGACTTGCCGGAACCTGATTCGCCGACCAGGCCGAGGGTCTGTCCTTTCACCAGGCTGAAACTGACGCCGTCGAGTGCGTTGAACGCGCGGCTTCCGCGGCCATACCGAACGCCCACCTGGTCCAGTTCCAGGACGGCGGGCTCGGCAGCCTTCCCTTCGGGGGCGTCCGCCAGCGGACGGTCCCTGGCCTCGACCGCCAGCCGGGGGACTGCTGCCAGGAGCCGCTTGGTGTATTCGTGGCGGGGACGCAACAGCACGTCCTCGACGGCGCCGACCTCCACCAGTTCACCGTGGTACATGACGGCCACCTGCTCGGCAAAGTCGGCCACGACACCCATGTTGTGGGTGACCAGCAAAATCGCCATGTTCATCTCCGCAGCCAGTGTGCGCAGCAGCTCCAAAATATTTGCCTGCACCGTTACATCGAGGGCTGTGGTGGGTTCATCGGCGATGAGGAGCTGTGGCTTGTTGGCAATGGCAATGGCGATCACCACGCGTTGGCGCTGGCCGCCGGAAAGCTGATTCGGATAGTACCCTGCCCGTATTGCCGGATCAGGGATGCCCACCGTGCCCAGCAGTTCAATCGCCCGCAGTGCGGCCTGCTTGAGGGAGATTTTTTGGTGGTTGGTGATGACCTCGGCAATTTGGCCGCCAATGGTCAACAGCGGGTTCAGGGCCGTGGACGGTTCCTGGAACACCATGCTGAGGATCCGGCCGCGGGCGTCGCACAACGCGGCCTCGTCGGTCGTGTCGATGGCATTGCCCGCTATCCGCACGTCACCGGTGACCGCGGCGTTTCCGGGCAACAGGCCCATCACGCCCAGGGCCACCGTGCTCTTTCCGGACCCGGACTCACCCACCAGCGCGAGGACCTCGCCGGGCTGAATGGACAAGGAGACCCCGCGGACGGCGTCCACGCGGCCGGACTCGGTGGAAAACTGCACTTTCAGGTCCTGCACACGCAGGGCCGCGGCGGATGCGGGGCCGCCGTCGACGGCAGCCACTGTGTTGGGGTTCATCGCTGGCCTTTCACATCAAACATGTCGCGCAGCCCGTCGCCGATGGCGTTGAAGGCGCAGACCACCAAAATAATCGCAATGCCGGGCGGCAGAATCAGCCACCAGTAGCCGCTGTAGGCGGCCGCCAGACCGGCACTGAGCATGCCGCCCCAATCCGTGGCAGGCGCCTGCACGCCCATGCCGAGGTAGCTGACGTAGGCGACCAGCAAGATCGCGTCGGCAACTTGGAATGTTGCGTTGACCACCAGCGTGCTCACGGTGTTTGGCACGATGTGGCGGCTGATGACGCGCCAATGCGATCCGCCGATGCCCCTGAGCGTGAGCACGTAGTCGCGGCTCTTCAGTGAGAGCGTCTCAGCCCTTACCAGGCGCGACGGCACCAGCCAGGACAGGCAGGCAATGACGACGATCATGGTGACGCTGTTCGGCGCCGTAATGGCCGAAATGACCAGGAGGATGAACAGTGCTGGAATGGCGATGCCGCTGTCCACGATGCGCATCATGACGGCGTCGACCCAGCCGCCGGCGTAGCCGGCAATCGAACCCCAGATGGAGCCGATCAGCGTGGCCAGTATGCCGGCAGCCAGCCCGATGACCAAGGACACCTGGCCGCCAACCATCATCCGGCCCAGCTGGTCGAAGCCAACCGCGTCGGTCCCCATCGGGTGGGAGCCGCCCGGGGCGAGATTCGCGGCACTGAGGTCCACGTGCATTTGGTCGGTGCCGTAAAAAAGCGGTCCGAGGAAGGCAAGGAGAAAGGCCAGGGCCACCACCACGACGCCGGCCACCGCCAGTTTGTTGCGCAGGAAGCGGCGCAGCATCAAGATGCGGTTGCTGGGCGCGGGGGCGGCGCGGACAGTTCCTGGCGCCGCGGATTCAAGGACCGGGTTGCTCATCGGGACTCCCTTACACGTGGGTCAAGCAGGACTTGGGCGAGGTCGGCCAGCAGCGAACCGATCACGGTGGCGATGGAGATCACCAACACGCAGCCCAACAGGACCGGGAAATCAGGTGTTTGCGCTGCATTCCAAAACAGCAGGCCCATCCCCGGATAGTTGAAGAGCTGTTCGACGACCAGCGCCCCACCGAACAGGACGGGGATGTAGTAGCCCAGCATGGCGATGACGGCCGTCAGTGAGTTGCGGAAGACGTGCCGGCGCAGCACCACTTTGCGTGACGTTCCCTTGGCCAGGGCAGTGCGGACATAGTCCTCCGACAGGTTGTCCAGGGTGGAGGAGCGCATGTACCGGCTAAAGACCGCGATCATGCCCAGCGCGCCCGTAACCACGGGAAGGACCAATCCCATGGGGTCCGCAAAGACGCCCCACCACGAATCCGCCTGCGGCGCCTGGGACGGGAAAAGGGGAATCTGCTGGCTGAAGACAACAATGAGAATCAGGCCGAGAAAAAACACCGGCGTGGCATAGGCGACGAACGACAGTGCCGTCAGCACATAGTCCGCGGGCCTGTTCCGACGCGCTGCCTGCCACAATCCCAGGGGAATTGCGACAAGCAGCGCCACCACGGCTGAGAGCACCGACAGCGCCAAGGTCTTGGGCAGCCGCTGGCTCAACAGATCAGAAACCGAGGAATTCAGCACATAGGATTGCCCCAGATCGCCGTGCAGCAGCTGCCCCAAATAGTTCAGGTACTGCCAAGGGAGGGACCTGTTGAGTCCCTGTTCCGCATTGAACCGGGCAATCTGCTCCGGGGTGGCCTGGATTCCCAGGACCCCGCGGGCCGGGCCTCCGGGCAGGGCGTGCAGCAGGAGGAACACCACCACCGTCACGAAGAAAACGACGACCAGTGCCTGCCCCACCCGCTTGAGCATGAACCGAAATATATCCACTATGTGCCAATCAATCAGTGCCCCGGCGGGGGCAAATGGGAATCTACCAGGTCCACCGTTGCGGGTAGATTTGGTCAACGTCTTGCTGCGTGCCCTTGAGGGCGCTGGAGGTCACGGCAACCTGGTAGACGGGGTTGGGCATCCAGACCACGGGCAGGTCTTCCGCGAGCAGCTGGCTGTACTGCTTCATGGCGGTCGTGTCATTGGACATGATGGCGGCCTCGGTCAACTGGTCGGCCTTGGCGTTGGAGTAGCTGCCAAAGTTTGACTTCCCGCCGGTGCCGAAGATCTTTTCGCCGGTCGGGTACGCCGGGAAGTACCAGCTGCCCGATGTGCCGAAGAAGGACAGCTGCCACTTACAGGCCGGGTCCGCGCCCTTGCAGGCCTGTGCCTGCGCCAGGACCGAGTTCACGGGCGCAGCCTGGACCTTGAAGGAGATTCCGGTCTTGGACAGGGATGAACGGATCGCGTTCATCATGTTGTCGGTCTCCGTTGAACCGCTTTGCGAGAGCACCGTCATCTCAAACCTGGTGCCCTTGGCGATGCCTTCGCCGCAGTCCGTGGCCGAGGTTCCGGGGCTGGTGCAGGAGGCGATTCCGTCCGAACCGATGGTCCAGCCATGGGCTGTCAGCAGCTTTTGCGCGTCGGTGGTGCTGAACGGATAGGGGTTGTTCTTTTGCACATCGGAA
This genomic stretch from Arthrobacter dokdonellae harbors:
- a CDS encoding dipeptide ABC transporter ATP-binding protein, encoding MNPNTVAAVDGGPASAAALRVQDLKVQFSTESGRVDAVRGVSLSIQPGEVLALVGESGSGKSTVALGVMGLLPGNAAVTGDVRIAGNAIDTTDEAALCDARGRILSMVFQEPSTALNPLLTIGGQIAEVITNHQKISLKQAALRAIELLGTVGIPDPAIRAGYYPNQLSGGQRQRVVIAIAIANKPQLLIADEPTTALDVTVQANILELLRTLAAEMNMAILLVTHNMGVVADFAEQVAVMYHGELVEVGAVEDVLLRPRHEYTKRLLAAVPRLAVEARDRPLADAPEGKAAEPAVLELDQVGVRYGRGSRAFNALDGVSFSLVKGQTLGLVGESGSGKSTAGRAALGLIKPSTGSVRLFGEDLRTLRHKTRKALQSRIGIVLQDPVASLDPRMSVAECIAEPLLVHRRTSAATRRTMVRDALEAVQLPGAVHGRYPHELSGGQRQRVSIARALILQPQLLIADEATSALDVSVQASVLDVLKNLQEQFGFACLFISHDLAVVQDMAQQVVVLRAGQIMEAGPTATTLIAPRNDYTRDLLAAVPVPDPVLQRQRRLARLSSSSQVRSQVATP
- a CDS encoding ABC transporter permease, with protein sequence MSNPVLESAAPGTVRAAPAPSNRILMLRRFLRNKLAVAGVVVVALAFLLAFLGPLFYGTDQMHVDLSAANLAPGGSHPMGTDAVGFDQLGRMMVGGQVSLVIGLAAGILATLIGSIWGSIAGYAGGWVDAVMMRIVDSGIAIPALFILLVISAITAPNSVTMIVVIACLSWLVPSRLVRAETLSLKSRDYVLTLRGIGGSHWRVISRHIVPNTVSTLVVNATFQVADAILLVAYVSYLGMGVQAPATDWGGMLSAGLAAAYSGYWWLILPPGIAIILVVCAFNAIGDGLRDMFDVKGQR